The Apodemus sylvaticus chromosome 5, mApoSyl1.1, whole genome shotgun sequence genome has a segment encoding these proteins:
- the LOC127684444 gene encoding olfactory receptor 4X2-like has translation MADMHNVTEFIFLGLSSNPEVQRVCFVIFLLLYMAIVLGNLLMVVIVAVSRNLGSPMYFFLSSLSFVEICYSSTTAPKLILDLLAEKKSIAVWGCMTQLFFMHFFGGAEIFLLTVMAYDRYVAICKPLHYTSIMNQQVCAVLVGTAWIGGFVHSFWQILLILPLPFCGPNVIDHYFCDLLPVLKLACSDTFLIGLLIVANGGTLSVISFVVLLASYVVILFHLRTQSAEGRYKALSTCGSHITVVILFFGPCVFIYLRPSETLPVDKMIAVFYTVITPLLNPLIYSLRNAEVKKAIKSLWFRSMKVDVK, from the coding sequence ATGGCTGACATGCACAATGTGACTGAGTTCATTTTTCTGGGACTCTCCTCCAATCCAGAGGTGCAGAGAGTCTGCTTTGTGATATTCCTGCTCTTGTACATGGCCATTGTGCTCGGGAATCTTCTCATGGTGGTCATTGTGGCAGTCAGCAGAAATCTTGGATCCcctatgtacttcttcctcagctcCCTCTCCTTTGTGGAGATCTGCTACTCTTCCACGACTGCCCCCAAACTCATCTTGGATCTCCTAGCTGAAAAGAAATCCATAGCTGTATGGGGCTGCATGACACAACTCTTCTTCATGCATTTCTTTGGTGGTGCTGAGATTTTCTTATTGAcagtgatggcctatgaccgctatgtggccatctgcaagcCCCTGCACTACACCAGCATCATGAACCAGCAGGTGTGTGCAGTCCTCGTGGGAACTGCGTGGATAGGAGGATTTGTGCATTCCTTTTGGCAGATCCTTCTCATTCTCCCTTTGCCTTTCTGTGGCCCCAATGTCATTGACCATTATTTCTGTGACTTGCTTCCTGTGCTTAAACTTGCCTGCTCAGACACCTTCCTCATTGGTCTGCTGATTGTTGCCAATGGGGGAACACTGTCTGTGATCAGTTTTGTGGTCCTTTTAGCATCCTATGTGGTCATCTTGTTCCATCTAAGAACTCAGAGCGCTGAGGGACGATACAAAGCTCTGTCCACTTGTGGATCTCATATCACTGTagtcattttgttttttggtccATGTGTCTTCATCTATTTGAGGCCTTCTGAAACCCTACCTGTAGACAAGATGATAGCTGTGTTCTACACAGTGATAACTCCCCTCCTCAATCCTCTCATTTATTCCCTGAGAAATGCAGAAGTGAAGAAAGCCATTAAGAGTCTATGGTTCAGGTCAATGAAAGTAGATGTGAAATAG